A genomic stretch from Arachis stenosperma cultivar V10309 chromosome 3, arast.V10309.gnm1.PFL2, whole genome shotgun sequence includes:
- the LOC130969356 gene encoding ribosomal RNA-processing protein 14-like isoform X2 translates to MRKKKQQSVAEADAVQDLDSVIHDHTLFFDKLIELIPAKFYLPTDDKDKPWFQGLSKAKKAEAKRETKENIKKSRRERLDPENPPATTLDLLKQNLGKEKANESSDEEDGEAKPIALEGDNRSVTYEELRQRLHRKLEEFRSSRENSGRSKKREERNAKRGFEDRKRKRGSENEENKVAKKESTEKVKKDAAETSKELVFGHIKLTDGEMQGKKKRKLSRHKELERAKKLEEAKNDPEKGEAVAKKQSWKAALDRASGIKVHDDPKLLEKSIRKEKKKQQKNAEKWKERIQTRDQLKAEKQQKRSDNISERIHQKKMRKIAKREKKLLRPGFEGRKEGFITEGSS, encoded by the coding sequence atgaggaagaagaagcaacaATCTGTTGCAGAGGCTGATGCAGTTCAAGATTTAGACTCTGTGATTCATGACCATACTCTTTTCTTTGACAAGTTGATTGAACTCATCCCTGCCAAGTTTTACCTTCCAACCGACGATAAGGATAAGCCGTGGTTTCAGGGTCTCAGCAAGGCTAAGAAAGCCGAGGCGAAGAGGGAAACTAAGGAGAATATTAAGAAGTCTCGAAGGGAACGGTTGGATCCTGAAAATCCCCCTGCCACTACTCTTGACTTGTTGAAGCAGAACTTGGGTAAGGAGAAAGCAAATGAGAGTAGCGATGAGGAGGACGGTGAGGCTAAGCCCATTGCCCTTGAAGGGGACAATCGGTCTGTGACTTATGAAGAGCTTCGGCAAAGGCTTCATCGTAAGCTTGAGGAGTTTCGTTCAAGTCGCGAGAATTCGGGAAGGTCAAAGAAGAGGGAGGAAAGAAATGCGAAGAGAGGGTTTGAGGACAGGAAACGCAAGAGGGGTAgtgaaaatgaagaaaataaaGTTGCAAAGAAAGAGTCTACAGAGAAAGTGAAGAAGGATGCTGCCGAGACCTCGAAAGAGCTTGTGTTTGGTCATATCAAACTTACAGATGGTGAAATGCAAGGTAAGAAGAAGAGGAAACTTTCGAGGCATAAGGAACTTGAAAGGGCAAAGAAGTTGGAGGAAGCGAAGAATGATCCCGAGAAAGGTGAGGCTGTTGCAAAGAAGCAATCGTGGAAAGCAGCATTGGATAGAGCATCGGGGATTAAGGTTCATGATGATCCCAAGCTGTTAGAAAAAAGCATTCgtaaagagaagaagaagcaacagAAGAATGCAGAGAAATGGAAAGAGAGAATTCAAACAAGGGACCAGTTGAAGGCAGAGAAGCAGCAAAAGAGATCAGATAATATTTCTGAGAGGATTCATCAGAAGAAGATGCGTAAAATCgcaaagagagagaaaaagctTTTGCGGCCTGGCTTTGAAGGTCGCAAGGAAGGTTTTATCACTGAAGGTTCCAGTTAA
- the LOC130969356 gene encoding uncharacterized protein LOC130969356 isoform X1 codes for MLDRPAILFFIFYFKPGKTFQTHSITGPDLTLNLTHNTEPHQPPSQSHPPTQPAPSLRARRHRASPLCRRFAPRRRAAAPPVSDPRCSVFLSIVQGKKKMRKKKQQSVAEADAVQDLDSVIHDHTLFFDKLIELIPAKFYLPTDDKDKPWFQGLSKAKKAEAKRETKENIKKSRRERLDPENPPATTLDLLKQNLGKEKANESSDEEDGEAKPIALEGDNRSVTYEELRQRLHRKLEEFRSSRENSGRSKKREERNAKRGFEDRKRKRGSENEENKVAKKESTEKVKKDAAETSKELVFGHIKLTDGEMQGKKKRKLSRHKELERAKKLEEAKNDPEKGEAVAKKQSWKAALDRASGIKVHDDPKLLEKSIRKEKKKQQKNAEKWKERIQTRDQLKAEKQQKRSDNISERIHQKKMRKIAKREKKLLRPGFEGRKEGFITEGSS; via the exons ATGCTCGACAGACCCgccattttgttttttattttttattttaagccTGGTAAAACATTTCAGACGCATAGCATAACTGGACCCGACTTAACCCTAAACCTTACCCACAACACAGAACCTCACCAGCCTCCATCTCAGTCTCACCCACCGACCCAACCAGCTCCCTCTCTCCGTGCCCGGCGCCATCGCGCCTCTCCTCTCTGTCGCAGGTTCGCGCCCCGCCGTCGCGCTGCTGCTCCTCCTGTGTCGGATCCACGGTGTTCTGTATTTCTTTCGATAGTTCAG gggaagaagaagatgaggaagaagaagcaacaATCTGTTGCAGAGGCTGATGCAGTTCAAGATTTAGACTCTGTGATTCATGACCATACTCTTTTCTTTGACAAGTTGATTGAACTCATCCCTGCCAAGTTTTACCTTCCAACCGACGATAAGGATAAGCCGTGGTTTCAGGGTCTCAGCAAGGCTAAGAAAGCCGAGGCGAAGAGGGAAACTAAGGAGAATATTAAGAAGTCTCGAAGGGAACGGTTGGATCCTGAAAATCCCCCTGCCACTACTCTTGACTTGTTGAAGCAGAACTTGGGTAAGGAGAAAGCAAATGAGAGTAGCGATGAGGAGGACGGTGAGGCTAAGCCCATTGCCCTTGAAGGGGACAATCGGTCTGTGACTTATGAAGAGCTTCGGCAAAGGCTTCATCGTAAGCTTGAGGAGTTTCGTTCAAGTCGCGAGAATTCGGGAAGGTCAAAGAAGAGGGAGGAAAGAAATGCGAAGAGAGGGTTTGAGGACAGGAAACGCAAGAGGGGTAgtgaaaatgaagaaaataaaGTTGCAAAGAAAGAGTCTACAGAGAAAGTGAAGAAGGATGCTGCCGAGACCTCGAAAGAGCTTGTGTTTGGTCATATCAAACTTACAGATGGTGAAATGCAAGGTAAGAAGAAGAGGAAACTTTCGAGGCATAAGGAACTTGAAAGGGCAAAGAAGTTGGAGGAAGCGAAGAATGATCCCGAGAAAGGTGAGGCTGTTGCAAAGAAGCAATCGTGGAAAGCAGCATTGGATAGAGCATCGGGGATTAAGGTTCATGATGATCCCAAGCTGTTAGAAAAAAGCATTCgtaaagagaagaagaagcaacagAAGAATGCAGAGAAATGGAAAGAGAGAATTCAAACAAGGGACCAGTTGAAGGCAGAGAAGCAGCAAAAGAGATCAGATAATATTTCTGAGAGGATTCATCAGAAGAAGATGCGTAAAATCgcaaagagagagaaaaagctTTTGCGGCCTGGCTTTGAAGGTCGCAAGGAAGGTTTTATCACTGAAGGTTCCAGTTAA